TCGTCGGCCTGAGCTTGAGGAAGACCCCCTTCCTGCGCTGCACCGCCCAGGAGGCGAACTTCTTCGACCTGGACCTGACGGATTCGGACTTCACCGGAACGGATCTCACGGGCAGCAACTTCCGGGGGTGCACGCTCACCCGGACGAACTTCTCGGACACGGTGGGCGCGTTCATCGACCCGGCGCGCAATCGACTCAAGGGCACCCGCGTTCCCGTCGAGACGGCGGTGATGCTGGCGCAGACGCTCGGAATGGTCGTCTCGGGATTCAACGAAGCCGTCGGGGCCGAGCGTGGTAGCCGGAAGAAGACCCGGTAACCCCTCAGCCCGCAATCCTCCTGAGCAAGCCTCGCGTCTCGATCGACTGCTGTACGCGCCGACCGAGGGCGAGGTGCTCGGGGATCCTTCCGCTGAGGCGCTCGGGAGTCAGAATGACGAGCGTCCCCTTCTCCTCCACCGGCTCCACACGCACGGGCTCCGCCAACGCTGGCACCTCACCCCGTTGGCGCGAGAAGTACGTCACCCACCCCACGAAGGTCCCGGCGGAGCCTTGTTCTGAAAGGCCGTCCCGGAAGTCCCCGGAGACGATGACACCCCAGTCCGGTTCCCACGCGAGCGCCATGGCCCGCATCACCCCGGCGAGTACTGGAGTCGTGAGCACTTTCTCACTGCCCGGCTCCTCCACGGGGAAATAGAGCAGCACGTGGTTCGAAGAACCTTCACCATGCGCCCCGCAGAAGAGCGTGACGGCTCCTCCCTGGTCCTCTTCCTCGTGCCCTGTCCATGCACCGAAGTAGAAGCCGTCCGTGCCATTCTGATACTTCTTCTTTCCGAAGAAGCGCACGAAGGTGTCGCGCGTGGGATCGAACCCGAGCTGGAGTCCCTTCTTCGTCGACTTCGTCTTCTCGTACCAACGAGCATAGGTCGGGTGACATCCCGCCAGCAGACGGAAGAAGGTCTCCGCCCGCTGAGCGCACTCCTCGGCCGATTCCTGACGACGCCCCCAGTAGGCGCCCGCGTAGTAGGTCTCTCTCATGGGTGCTCAAGCTCCGGGCAGCGGCAGCGTGTGTACGACCTCAATGCCCTCGATGTTGTTCTCCTTGAACAGCTTCTTGAGGATGGCAACCATCCGGTGCTCCGCGACATGCCATCGAACACGGAGTCCTCCGGCCAGCCTCAGCTGCCGTCTGGCCTGTTTCACCATGTCATCCGCACCCTCGTACATGAACCGGGCCTTGAGGTCCTTGTCGAACCACTTGTCGTATCCGCGAGCCTTGGCTTCGAGCAACGTGCCGGACTTTGGGTCATACCCGTCGTACTCCACGCAGTCCGCACCACGGCAGACCCTGTAGCACCAGCCCTTGGGCGCACCTGTCACCTGAGCCTGATAGGAACGAGCCTGCTCGGACATGCGAGAGGTGTCCTCCCCCCACTGCCCGGGACCGCCCACCGGTGGCCACCCTCCACCGTTCCCCGCGCCCTGAGCCCCCGTATGGGCCATGTGCAGCACATAGGTAGCGCTCAGCGCGTTCCCCGCGATGGCGACGGCACCACCCACGGGTACGGCCACCAGGCGCACCGCCAAGAGGCCGTCCCCCGAGAGCGACAGCAGTGGGACGGGAATGCTCCCCAGCTTCCCGCCCCAGGATG
This is a stretch of genomic DNA from Archangium violaceum. It encodes these proteins:
- a CDS encoding immunity 52 family protein; translation: MRETYYAGAYWGRRQESAEECAQRAETFFRLLAGCHPTYARWYEKTKSTKKGLQLGFDPTRDTFVRFFGKKKYQNGTDGFYFGAWTGHEEEDQGGAVTLFCGAHGEGSSNHVLLYFPVEEPGSEKVLTTPVLAGVMRAMALAWEPDWGVIVSGDFRDGLSEQGSAGTFVGWVTYFSRQRGEVPALAEPVRVEPVEEKGTLVILTPERLSGRIPEHLALGRRVQQSIETRGLLRRIAG